A segment of the Myxococcus guangdongensis genome:
GCGAAGGTGGCCACCGTCGCCACCACCATGTTCATGAGGACGGCGCTCAGCAGGCCCCACTGGCCGGCGAAGCGCTTGTTGAGACCACCTTGGGCGACGACCGCCAGCCCACACAGCAGGGGAACGAGCGAGACAAAACGCATGGGCGCGGGTGGGTAACCCGAACGCCGGGCCGGCCGCAAGGTGGCACGCCTGGAGCCGGCGACGCTCTCGTCTTCTCAAGAGGCTGGCGAAAGGGGAATCGACCGGCTACGTCCAACGCTCGCCCATGATGGATGCCCCCCTCGAGCTCCACTTCGACTGCGGCACCCTGGTGGCCCCGACGCTGCCGGACGATGCGCGGCTGAGCGCCCTCTTCCAGAAGGACGGGCGCACGGGGGTGTACCGCGCCGCCGCCCGGCACTACCGCGAGGTGGTGCTGAGGCTGAGGGAGCTGGGGGTGGCGTACGAGGACCGCGCGAAGCGCTTCGAGCCGCTCGAGGCGGAGCTGACGGTGCCCATCCAACCGTTCCCCCACCAGCGCGCGGCGCTCGATGCCTGGACGCGCGCGGGAGGCCAGGGGCTGGTGGAGCTGCCGACGGGCGCGGGCAAGACGCTGCTCGCGGTGCTGGCCATCGCGCACGTGAAGCGGCCCACGTTGGTGGTGGTGCCCACGCTGGACCTGATGACGCAGTGGCAGGGCGTGCTGGCGCGCCACTTCTCCACGCCGGTGGGGATGCTGGGCGGCGGGGTGAACGACCGGCAACCGCTGACGGTGACGACGTACGACTCGGCGGCGATGCAGACGGAGTTCCACGGCAACCGCTTCGGGTTGCTCGTGTGTGACGAGTGTCATCATCTGCCGGCGCCCAGCTATCGGTTCATCGCGGAGGGCTCACTGGCGCCGTACCGGTTGGGGCTCACCGCGACGCTGGAGCGCACGGACGGCGGCGAGCGGGTGTGCGAGGAGCTCCTGGGGCCGCTGGTGCACCGCACCGACATCCGCGAGCTCCAGGGGGAGTACCTGGCGCCCTATGAAGTGAAGCGCGTGGAGGTGCCGCTGACGTCGGCGGAGAAGGCGCGCTACGACGAGGCCCGGGCGTTGTACCTGGGCTTCGTGCGCAAGCTGGGCGTGCGGCTGTCGGCGCCGGAGGGCTGGGCGCGCTTCCTGGCGCAGAGCCAGCGCAGCGACGAGGGCCGAGCAGCGTACCGCGCCTATCGCGAGCAGCGCCGCATCGCGCTCACCTCCAGCGGCAAGCAGGAGGTGCTGTGGAGAATCCTGCTGGAGCACCGCGAGGACCGGGTGCTCGTCTTCACGGACGACAACGAGACGGTGTACACGCTGGCGCGCCGGCTGCTGCTGCCCGCGCTCACGCACCACACGCCGATACCGGAGCGCAAGGCGCTGCTGGCGGCGTTCGCCTCGGGGGAGCTGCCGGTGCTGCTCACCTCGCGCGTGTTGAACGAGGGCGTCGACGTTCCGGAGGCGCGAGTGGGAGTGGTGCTCAGCGGCAGCGGGAGCGTGCGCGAGCACGTGCAGCGGCTGGGGCGAATCCTCCGCAAGCGCCCCGGGAAGCGGGCGATGTTGTACGAGGTCTGCTCCGCGCAGACGGCGGAGAGCGGCATCAGCGAGCGACGCAGGCAGCACGACGCCTACCTGGAGGAGGGCTGAGATGCGACGCCCGCGCCACGACGGCATGTGCCCGGCCGCCACGGCAGGACGCTGGGGCGATGATGTGCGACCCGGGGCCATCCCCCACGCAAGCACGACCGAAATCCTTCGCCCGGCGGCCATGCGCAGACTCCCGAGCGATAACGCGCGTCCCAGGGCATCCACGTGTGGACGCCCGCGACACGCGGGCCACCGCCACCCCGTTCGTCGATGGGCATCCATTTCCCCAGGCGCTCCGCGCAGGGCGCGCCGTGCGGCTCCGGAAGGTGCTCGCGCACCGAGCGCAGAAGCGCATCCTCCGTCCTGCGTTCGTGAAGCGCGGCGTCTCCGCGCTCCTCGCGCGCTCCACACAAGTCGCGCCGTGCGGACCCGGCTCGCATGCCGCATGCAGAAGGGCATCCTCCATCTCGCACTCCTGAAGCAGGACACCCCTCGCGCTCACCACGAGAGGTGCGCCATGCGGACCCGGCTCGCGCACTGCGTTCAGAAGAGCATCCTCGGTCCTGCGTTCGTGAAGCGGGACGTCCCCACGCTCGCCAAGAGAGGCGCGCCATGCTGACGCGGGAGCTGCTCGCGTACCGCACGCAGAAGGGCATCCTTCGTCCCGCGTTCGTGAAGCGCGACGACCCCACGCTCGCCAAGCGAGGCGCGCCATGCTGACGCGGGAGCTGCTCGCGTACCGCACGCAGAAGGGCATCCTTCGTCCCGCGTTCGTGAAGCGCGACGACCCGGCGCTCCTCGCACTCGCGACGGAGTTGCTCGCCTCCATCGAGGCCTCGCGAGGCGCCATCTGTGACGACGTGGAAGAAGCCCTCGGTCTGCTCGCGGGCGCGTGGTCTCGTCCGAAAATCGCGCGCGGTCTGGTGAAGCTGCTCGTCGACCGGCTCACCTTCGAGGAGCCCGCGCCCGACGTCTCCGAGACACGCTGGGCCCGACTGAAGACCGCCGCCCAGGTGCTGCGCGCGCTGACGCCCGACACCACCGTCGAAGCCTACGAGGCCCGGCTGGAGCAGGCCCTCGGCACGCCGCTGCCGCACGCACGCCAGGCGCTGTACGCGGACCTGCCCGGAAACCGGAAGCTGCTCGGCTGGGACGGCGAGCCCCCCACGGCGCAGACGCTGGTCGACCGCTACAACCTCGCCCTCGCACAGGGGCCCCTCCTCTCCGCGCGGCGGCTGACGCTGCGAGCCCGCTCACCGGAGCTCTTGCGCGTGCGCAAGGTGCTGCGCTGGTTGAAGTTCTGCCGGCTCGTCGCCGAGGTCCGACGCGATGGCCCCGACTGGGAGCTGGAGGTCGAGGGCCCCGGCGCCATGCTCGCGCTGCAGAAGAAGTACGGCCTGCAGCTCGCCTCGTTCCTGTCCGTGGTGCCGGTGCTGGAGCGCTGGGAACTCAAGGCCACGGTGGAGCCCTCGCGCCGCCAGGCCACGCTGATGTTGAGCGACAAGGACCCGCTCGTCTCTCCCCTACCCGCCGCGTTGGGTCATGTCCCCGAGGAGGTCGCCTCCTTGTCCTCCAGCTTCGAGGATGACGCGTGGGAGCTGGACCTGACGCCGCTGCCCCGCCACGTGGGCGCCGCCAGCCTGTGCGTGCCGGACCTCACCTTCCGCCACCGCGACTCGCGTCAGGAATTCGCCCTGGAGCTGTTCCACGCCTGGCACGCGAGCGCCCTCACCCGCAGGCTCGCCGAGCTGCGCACCCGGCCCGACGCGGGGCTGCTCCTGGGCGTCGACCGGGCCCTCCTGGCCAAGGAACCCGGCGAGCGACAGACGCTGGAGGCCCATCCCCAGGTCGTGCTCTTCCACGGCTTCCCCTCCGCGAAGAAGCTCAAGGACCGGCTGTCGAAGCTCTCCGCCGCGCGCCCCCGGAAGTAACCGGACGCGCCGCGCTCAGGTGCCCTTGGGCTTGAACTGCGCGGCCAGCACGCTCAACAGGCGGATGGCGCTGCGGTCCAGCTGCTTGGCCCGGCGCAACAGCCGGCGCAGCTCACCCGACTCGCCATACTCGCTGGGAGGCTCCGCGGCCCACTTCACCTCCTGCGAGGGCTTGAGGCCCAACGCCTCGTCCGCGGAGATGGAGAGCACCACGCACAGCCGCCGGAAGGTCTGGATGCTCGGCAACATGTGGCCGCGCTCCAGCCGCCCGTAGACTTCGCTCGCGATACCGATGCGCTCCGCGACGTCGGCCTGCGTCAGGTTCAGCCGGGTGCGGGCCAGGCGCGCAGCTCCTCCGAGGCGGGATGCGAGGGTCTTTTCCATGTTCGTTAACCTAACGGGTTCGTCCATGTCGATATGACTTGAGAGGTTGGCATCCAAGAACTTCCCAGGTAGTCTTATGGGAAGCGGACCTGATGCGTCACCTCACCCGCCACGTCGAAGCCATGTGCAAGCAGCCCTTCGTCACCTTCCTGTTCGTGGATGAAGACCCCCTCGCGCTCGCGGCGTGGCGTCGGCTCGTCCGGGACCTCCCCGGAGCCAAGCGCTTCGCGCGAGACATGGCCGAGGCCCTCGCGCTCGTGCACGAGCAGCCCCCGCGCGTGGTCGTCTGCGGAGACCTGCTGCCGGACGGAGACGGGCTGCACCTGCTCGAAGCCGTGCGCGCACGCCACCCGCACACCGCCTGCGCGCTCCACGCGGTGCGCCCACCTCCCAGGTCCTGTCCGCGCGAAATCACCTGGGTGGACCGCGCCGCACATCCCCAGGAGCTCCACTCCCGGCTTCGCGTCCTGGGACAGGCCACCGGACACCCCTGCGCCTGAGCCGTGGCGGCGCCTGCCCTCCGGGCACGTTAAGGTGCCGCCGCGCCCATGAAGCTCTACGCCATCAGTGACTTGCACCTGCGTCACGCCGACAACAAGCAGGCCCTGCAGACCCTGCCCGCCTTCCCGGACGACTGGCTCATCGTCGCCGGGGACGTGGGCGAGACGCTGTCCGAGATGGACTTCATGCTGCGCACGCTGACGGCGCGCTTCCGCCAGGTCATCTGGGTGCCGGGCAACCACGAGCTGTGGACCATGCCCTCCGAGCAGCCCTCCCTGCGCGGTGACGCGCGCTACCAACGGCTGGTGGCGCTGTGCCGTGGCCACGGCGCGCTCACGCCGGAGGACCCCTACCCGCGCTGGCCCGGCGAGGGCCCCCACCGCGTCATCGTCCCCATGTTCCTCGGCTACGACTACTCGTTCCGCCCGGACCACGTGCCGGAGGACAAGGCGCTGGAGTGGGCGTTCGAGGACGACCTCTTGTGCACCGACGAGGTGCTCCTGCATCCGGACCCGTACCCCAGCCGCTCCGCGTGGTGCGCCGCGCGCGTGGAGTCCACCCGGGCCCGGCTCGACGCGCTGCCTCCGGGCTGCAGCACCATCCTCGTCAACCACTACCCGCTCCGACACGAGCACGTGCGGCTGCCGCGCATCCCGCGCTTCTCCATCTGGTGCGGCACCAAGCGCACCGAGGACTGGCACGCGCGCTACCGCGCGGAAGTCGTCGTGACGGGCCACCTCCACATCCCGCTCACGCAGTGGCGCGACGGGGTGCGCTTCGAGGAGGTGTCGCTGGGCTACCCCATGCAGTGGAAGCACCGGGGCGGCATCGAGCGGTGCCTGCGCGAAATCCTCCCCGGGCCGGCCACCCGCCCGCTCTGAAGACTCCGCGGCCCCGCTGGAAATGAATCAGCCCCGGACGTCCGTGAGGAAACGGACGACCGGGGCCTTGGAGCGGCGCGGCGGTGAGGCCGCGCCGTCTACATCAGGTGATTACTTGTGCGACGCGATGAACGCGATGCCCTGGTAGCCACCCTTCGCGCCGTAGATCTCGATGTAGTACTTGCCGGCCGGCACGTTGATGAGGTTGCACACCTCGGACTGGTGCTCCTTCACGCTGCGGCAGTCGTAGTCGAACTTCGTCGGCGCCGAGCCCAGCTTCACGTAGATGTCCGGGTTGCCCTCGCCCTCGCCCGTCTGGATGTACAGGCTGTTGATGCCGGAGCCAGGCTTACGCTCCGGAACCTCGATGGTGTACACGTTCGAGGAGCCCGCCGCGCCGGAGAGGTTCTTCAGCGCGATGCCGGACTGCACGGGCACGTAGCCACCCTTCCAGGTCACCGTCAGCGTCACGCCCGAGAAGGTGCTGTAGGCGTTGAGCATGATGACCCAGCGGCCGTTGGCCGGCGTGGCGAACGCGCAGGACTCGGCGTTGCCAGCGCGGTACGGACGGCAGTCGTACAGGCTGGTGGTGGGGACGTTGTTGTAGCGAACGTACAGGTCCGCGTCGCCCGTGCCGCCGGCGATGGAGACGTTCAGGTCGTACGCGCCCTCGGGCAGGTTGAACTCGTAGTACTTCTTCTGGCCGCTGGTGGAGCCGATGCCGGTGATGGGCACGTCCTTCTGCACGGGGGTCGTGTCCACGATGATGGGCACGCCCACGCCCACGGCCTTCCAGGCGTTGGTCACCGAGGCGATCTCAGCCGCGGTGTAGCCGAGCTGCGCGGCGGCCTGCTCGGTGGCGATCTTCGCGTCGTCGAACGTCGCGTCCGCCTCGAGGATCTCGTTGTTGGCCTTGTAGAAGATCTGCCCGGCCTTCTCGATGCCGATGCCCGTCACGACGGTGGTGGTCTTGCCCGTCGGGTGCGTGCCACCCTGCGACAGCAGGTAGAACGCCAGGTTGGAGATACCCGAGCTGTAGTGCACGTCCACGCTGTCGTCGTAGTCGTGGAAGTAGTCGAGCGAGTCCCCGTCCTGCGTGGGGTTCGCCATGTAGCGCAGGGCGTCGTTCGGGATGTTCGGCGTCCACACGTCGTCACCGACCAGCCACGTGCGCGCGCTGACGACGTTGCCGTCGCCGTACCACTCGCACACCGCGCCGAAGATGTCGGAGAAGGACTCGTTCAGACCACCCGACTGGTCGTCGTAGATGAGGTCGGAGGAGTACTCCGTCACGGCGTGCGTCAGCTCGTGCGCCGTCACGTCCAGCGAGTTGGCCAGGTTGCTGGCGTTCACGCCGTCGCCATCGCCGTACACCATCTGGGTGCCGTTCCAGAAGGCGTTCACGTACGCGACGCGGTGGTGGACCGTGCTGACCAGCGTGGCGCCGGCGTCGTCGAACGAGTCACGACCGAACAGCTCGCTGTAGCAGTCGTACACCGTGCCCAGGTGGTCGTAGTTCGTGTTGACGACCGGGTCGGCGACCTCGGGCTGACCCTCGGTGCGAACGACCGCGCCGGGGAGCGTCGTGGTGTTGTTGCCGTTGTGCATCCGGCGGGCCAGGCCCTCCTTGATCTGCGGGTGGCGGGCAATCACGTCGCCGTTGGTCGCGTTGACCAGGACGACATCGCGCACCGGCGTCCCGTCGCGGCGCTCACCCGTCTGGATGAGCTTGTAGACGAGCACCAGCTCGTCGCCGTCACGGAAGTAGACCAGCTCGTGGCCTTCCTCGATCTTCAGGCCGTCGAACGTGGAGCGGTCCGCCTGGAGGGCGTCCTTCGCCACCGACACGTCCACGCTCGCCTTGGCCGCGGCCTTCAGGTCGCTGCGGGTGTTGGTGGACGCCGCGATGACCTTGCCACCGCGCGTGGTCAGGCGCAGCTGGCCGTACAGCACGGGGATGTTGTTGACCTTCACGCCGTAGATGACGTGGCCGTCACCCTGGCGGTCCGTGAACGTCTTCTTCAGGACCAGGTCCGCCGCGTTCAGGTTCAGCTGGGGCGCGATGAGCGCCGCCACCGGAGCCAGATCCGCCTGACCGAGGGCCTTGAAGCCCGCGGCCGCCTGCGGTGCGGGGCCGAGGTCGCCGGTGATGAACCTGGCGACACCGGAGGAATCCGTAGCAACAACCTTCTTCCCGGTCAGCTGCAGGGCCGCCGCGCTCTTCGTCGCGGTGTCCTGGGGCTTGGCCTCGGGAGCAGGGGTGGACTCGTTGCAACCAACGAGGAAGGACAGCGCCGCTACACCAAGAACACCGCGTACTCGCTGATTCACCATGTAATCCTCCTAAACGGAAAGATTAGGAAGCACAGTGTCACAGGATGGTTGTGTATTTCAAGGTTGCGCGATAATTTTAGTAAGTCACTTATTCTTAAATTCCGAGCTTGAGCCAAAAGCCCCAGCCATTTCGGGAACTTATTGGAGCCCTACCCACGGCTTTTCCGGAACCGTACGACGTAGTGGGTAACCCCGGTGTGAACAGAATTCCGGAAAAAGTCGTGGCCAAAGTGGCCCTCACGAGGTCCGCGCGCGGAGCGCATTTCTCGCGGCATTTCCTGGGAATTTAGGGAGAGGAAATCCAGCGTCCGAGTGGCGCGGCCATGGTTTTCAGGCTCGTGCTCTACCGCTGAGCTATCTCCCGATTGAAGTCGGGAGAGCTGGACTCGAACCAGCGACCCCAAGCACCCAAGTGCGTGTCGGGCCACACCGGACGGACGCCGGAAATCCTCACGGTGGACGCGGCCTTCGGGACGAAGCTGACAGCGCTCCTCGCACCGAGTCGCTTTGCGGAAGCGGACGGGTGCGCGAGGCTGCCGTCCTGGGAGGAAGGCACATGCGCGCACTTCAGCTGCAGCGACTGGACGGACCCGACGGGCTGGCGTTGGTGGAGCTTGCCGAGCCCGAGGCGCAGGACGCGGTGCTCATCGACGTGGTGGCGGCGGGGGTGAGCTTCCCCGACCTGCTCCTGACGAAGGGGCAGTACCAGTTGAAGCCGCCGCTGCCCTTCGTGCCGGGCGTGGAGGTCGCGGGCGTGGTGCGCTCGGCGCCCGAGGGCGCGTCGGTGAAGGCGGGGGAGCGGGTGATGGCCTTCAGCTTCGGGCTGGGAGGCTTCGCGGAGGTGGCGGCGATTCCCGCCGAGATGGTGTTCCGAATCCCTCAGCGCTGGAGCTTCGAGGCGGCCGCGGGCGTGGTGATGAACTACCACACGGCGCACTTCGCGCTGCACCGCCGGGGCCGGCTGAAGGCGGGCGAGACGGTGGTGGTGCACGGCGCCGCGGGTGGCGTGGGCACGGCGTCCATCCAGGTGGCGCGCGGTGCGGGCGCGCGCGTGGTGGCGGTGGTGAGCGACGAGCGCAAGGCGGAGGTGGCCCGCAAGGCGGGAGCGCACGAGGTGCTGCTGTCCTCGGGGCCCTGGCTCACGCAGCTCAAGGAGCTGACGGACGGCCTGGGCGCCAACGTGGTGCTGGACCCGGTGGGTGGGGACATCTTCGACAAGAGCCTCAAGGCGCTGGCGCCCGAGGGACGGCTGCTGGTGGTGGGCTTCGCCGCGGGCCGCATCCCCGAGGTGGCGGTGAACAAGCTGCTCCTGCGCAACATCGACGTCGTGGGCGTGGCGTGGGGCGGCTTCCTGCTCCATGAGCCGTCGCTGACGCCCACCATCGCCAAGGACTTGGAGGCGATGGCGGACCAGGGCGTGCTCGAGCCCGTCGTCGGCCCCGTCTTCCCCCTGGAGCAGGGCGCGCAGGCGCTGCGCGAGTTGGATGCCCGGCGCGCGACCGGCAAGGTCGTCCTGCGCATGCGCGAAGGCTGACATCGCCCCCGTGTCTCGGAGGGAGGCGGCGCGCTCCGGCCGCCCTCCGAGCATGCGGGCCGCCGGGCCCTGACGCCGCTTCGCTGCGGCGTTCGTCCACCGTCCGCAGGTTTGGAGCCAGGAGGTGACGGCGCCATGGCGGATGACTCCATCCTCGAACGACAGCACCAACGGGAGCGCGAGCAGGAGCGGCAACGGCTCCGCGAACAGGAGCAGCGGGACCTGGAGGTGGAGGCCCACCGGGGTCCCCGGCCACTGGAGGGTTACGCCGGCGGACACACCACCTGGGCCAGCGCCCAGGATGACGCGGAGGCCGCCGTCGTCCACGCGAACGACGCGGAGGAGTCGTGGGAGGCCAGCCAGCGCCAGGCACGCCTGGAGCCGGAGCCCGAGGACTCGCGCGACTGACGCGGGGCCCGTGGCCCACGGATGAGCCATGGGGTTACACGAGCAAGGGGGTTACACGGTACAGTCGGGGCCATGTCCGCCTCGCCTTTCCGTGCCGACCTCCGCGTGTTCGTCGAGCAGCGCTGGGTGGGGCTCGCGGACCTCCAGGGCCTGGAGCGGGAGTACCTCGACGAGGTCCTCCAGCAGCCCCGCGTGAGCTGCTGCAGCTTCGTGGGAGGCTTCTTCATCGACGTGGGCGGCGTGGCCTTCAGCGACGAGGACTCGGTCGACGAGTTCTGGATGACGTGGAGCTGGTTCTTCGCGCTGGACACGCTGCTCGACGGCGCCGACGAGGCGCAGGCCGGCCCCTGGGAGGAGTCCGCCCTGAGGCTCTGGCGCCTGGGGGACGTGCTGGCCATGGAGGACCGGAGCGCGAGCGGCGCGCCCACCACCCCACGCGTGCAGGTGGCGCTGCATCCGTTCGCCCGGAGCCTGGCGCGACAGGGGCTCGAGTTCCTCGCGCTGGGGGAGCGGCTGCTCGCGCAGTTCGACGCGCGCTCGCCTCCCGTCCCGGCGCCCGTGCGCCTGGAGTTCGAACGGGCCCTTCGCCTGCCCCGGGACATCGTGGAGCGCGTCGCCGCGAAATCCGGCGCGTGAGGACACACGGCGTCCGGCAAGCGGCCGTGGCGACGTTAGAGTCCACCCCGTGCCCTCGCATCCTCCCGCCACCGTGCTTCCGCCGGACGAGGCTCGACGCTTCCTCGTCGCGCACCTCGGGCTCTCGCGTCCCTTCCCGCTTCAAGGCGCCCGGGGTGCCCGCGCGCTCCTGAAGTCCCTGCGCTGCATCCAATTGGACCCGCTGGACGTCATCGGCACCAACGCGGACCTGGTGGCGCTCGCGCGCGTGGACGGGCTGGCGCGCGGTGACGTGTACCGGCACCTGCTGCCGGGGCATGCCTTCGAGCACTTCGCCAAGGAGCGCTGCCTGCTGCCGACCAGCGCGTTCCCCTACTACCGCGAGCGCGCGGCCCAGGCTCCGTGGTGGCGACTGGAGGAGCGACTCAAGCGGGTGCCGGAGGCGGTGCTGCACGCGGTGCTCGACGAGGTGACATCGCGCGGACGCTCCTCGTCACGCGAGCTGAAGGACCATGGCGCGGTGGTGCCCATCGACTGGAGTGGTTGGAAGGGCACCGCTCGCGCCACGGCGATGGCGCTGGAAATCCTGTGGACGCGCTGCCAGGTGGTGGTGTGTGGCCGAGGCCCGGGCGGCAAGCTGTACGACGTCCCGCACCGCGCCCTGCCCCGGATGGCCGAGGCCCGGGTGAAGACGACGTTCGAACGCTGGGGGCTGACCGAGCGCGTGGAGGCCTCCGGCCTGCTCAGCCGCGCGAGCGGTCCGCACTGGTCCACCCTGACGGAGGTGCGCACCTCCTCGCTCCCCGACACGTTGGTCGACGAGGGTGTGCTGGAGGCGGTCAGCATCCCCGGCTCGCCCCGGCGGTACCTGGCGCCCAGGGGCTTCCGGAAGCGGGAGCAGCCGGAGCCCGACGCGAGGATGCGCATCCTCGGACCCCTGGACCCGGTGCTGTGGGACCGCGAGCTGGTGCGCGTGGCGTTCGGCTTCGACTACACGTGGGAGGTCTACAAGCCCGCCGCGCAGCGCGAGTGGGGGTGGTACGTCTGTCCGCTGCTCCACCGGGGGAAGCTGGTGGGACGGCTGGAGGCGCGCGTGCGCGAGGGCGTGCTCCAGGTGGACAACCTGTGGCGGGAGAAGGGCGTGAAGCTGGACGATGCCGCGCTCGACGAGGCGCTCGCGCGTCATGCGGCCGCGTGCGGCGCCGACGTCGTGCGCAGGCCCCGGGCGCGCGTCACGGGTCGGGCCTCCTGAGTCGACTCAGGGCTGGGGCTTGGGCAGCTCGCGCTCCAGCGCGTCGGCGGCGCCGGCGTCCTTCTGGACCCCGAAGCGCTGGCGCGAGCACATGAGCAACTGGCCCGCGTAGACGGTGTCCGAGAGGGCGCCCACGAAGTCACCGTGCTCGGCGAGCGTGCGTGCCCGCTCGTCCATCAGGTGGGCGAGGATGCGCGCCTGCTCGGCGTGCCCGAACAGCCGCACGACGGAGCGCGCGTCGAACAGCGTGAGGGTCTCCAGCTCCATGCCGAGCGTCGTCTGGCAGGCCTCGCTCAGGCTGCGCAGGCTGTCCTCCAACGAGAGGTTGGCGCGGACGCGGGCGAGGTCTGGAGCCAGTCGACCGAGCTCGCGCAGGGCTTGGAGCGCGTAGGCCTGACGCAGGATGGGCATGCGAGAGCCAAGTACAGCCTGAGACAGGGGAATCATCCAGTCCCCCCGGTGATTCCTTCGCGCCCGCCCGAGGCGCCGGGTCACACTCCGTGAACTGTACGGAGACCCCGGGAGGCTGCGAGACTCGCCGGCGGTGGCAGAATCCCCTCCCCTCGCCTCGGACGCGCCCGCGATGCCCGACGCCCGTGTCGCGAGCCGACGCGAGCGGGGCTTCGTCTTCGCCGTGTCATTCCTGTTCCTGCTCGTGCTGGAGGCAGGGCTGCGCCGACTCACCGCGGACGGGCTGCGCTTCCAGGCGTGGAGCTCCGAGCGGATGATGCAGACGCTGTCGCTGCGCGAGCTGCGCGACGAGCCGCTGCGCTCCCTCTGGTATCTGCACATCCAGCCGCCCCTGCTGGATGTGCTCCGCGCCACGCTGGCCGGGCTCCAGGGCTCGCTC
Coding sequences within it:
- a CDS encoding DEAD/DEAH box helicase — protein: MDAPLELHFDCGTLVAPTLPDDARLSALFQKDGRTGVYRAAARHYREVVLRLRELGVAYEDRAKRFEPLEAELTVPIQPFPHQRAALDAWTRAGGQGLVELPTGAGKTLLAVLAIAHVKRPTLVVVPTLDLMTQWQGVLARHFSTPVGMLGGGVNDRQPLTVTTYDSAAMQTEFHGNRFGLLVCDECHHLPAPSYRFIAEGSLAPYRLGLTATLERTDGGERVCEELLGPLVHRTDIRELQGEYLAPYEVKRVEVPLTSAEKARYDEARALYLGFVRKLGVRLSAPEGWARFLAQSQRSDEGRAAYRAYREQRRIALTSSGKQEVLWRILLEHREDRVLVFTDDNETVYTLARRLLLPALTHHTPIPERKALLAAFASGELPVLLTSRVLNEGVDVPEARVGVVLSGSGSVREHVQRLGRILRKRPGKRAMLYEVCSAQTAESGISERRRQHDAYLEEG
- a CDS encoding DUF790 family protein — translated: MLTRELLAYRTQKGILRPAFVKRDDPTLAKRGAPC
- a CDS encoding DUF790 family protein; this encodes MLTRELLAYRTQKGILRPAFVKRDDPALLALATELLASIEASRGAICDDVEEALGLLAGAWSRPKIARGLVKLLVDRLTFEEPAPDVSETRWARLKTAAQVLRALTPDTTVEAYEARLEQALGTPLPHARQALYADLPGNRKLLGWDGEPPTAQTLVDRYNLALAQGPLLSARRLTLRARSPELLRVRKVLRWLKFCRLVAEVRRDGPDWELEVEGPGAMLALQKKYGLQLASFLSVVPVLERWELKATVEPSRRQATLMLSDKDPLVSPLPAALGHVPEEVASLSSSFEDDAWELDLTPLPRHVGAASLCVPDLTFRHRDSRQEFALELFHAWHASALTRRLAELRTRPDAGLLLGVDRALLAKEPGERQTLEAHPQVVLFHGFPSAKKLKDRLSKLSAARPRK
- a CDS encoding helix-turn-helix transcriptional regulator — encoded protein: MEKTLASRLGGAARLARTRLNLTQADVAERIGIASEVYGRLERGHMLPSIQTFRRLCVVLSISADEALGLKPSQEVKWAAEPPSEYGESGELRRLLRRAKQLDRSAIRLLSVLAAQFKPKGT
- a CDS encoding response regulator transcription factor, which translates into the protein MRHLTRHVEAMCKQPFVTFLFVDEDPLALAAWRRLVRDLPGAKRFARDMAEALALVHEQPPRVVVCGDLLPDGDGLHLLEAVRARHPHTACALHAVRPPPRSCPREITWVDRAAHPQELHSRLRVLGQATGHPCA
- a CDS encoding metallophosphoesterase family protein, translated to MKLYAISDLHLRHADNKQALQTLPAFPDDWLIVAGDVGETLSEMDFMLRTLTARFRQVIWVPGNHELWTMPSEQPSLRGDARYQRLVALCRGHGALTPEDPYPRWPGEGPHRVIVPMFLGYDYSFRPDHVPEDKALEWAFEDDLLCTDEVLLHPDPYPSRSAWCAARVESTRARLDALPPGCSTILVNHYPLRHEHVRLPRIPRFSIWCGTKRTEDWHARYRAEVVVTGHLHIPLTQWRDGVRFEEVSLGYPMQWKHRGGIERCLREILPGPATRPL
- a CDS encoding M4 family metallopeptidase, with product MVNQRVRGVLGVAALSFLVGCNESTPAPEAKPQDTATKSAAALQLTGKKVVATDSSGVARFITGDLGPAPQAAAGFKALGQADLAPVAALIAPQLNLNAADLVLKKTFTDRQGDGHVIYGVKVNNIPVLYGQLRLTTRGGKVIAASTNTRSDLKAAAKASVDVSVAKDALQADRSTFDGLKIEEGHELVYFRDGDELVLVYKLIQTGERRDGTPVRDVVLVNATNGDVIARHPQIKEGLARRMHNGNNTTTLPGAVVRTEGQPEVADPVVNTNYDHLGTVYDCYSELFGRDSFDDAGATLVSTVHHRVAYVNAFWNGTQMVYGDGDGVNASNLANSLDVTAHELTHAVTEYSSDLIYDDQSGGLNESFSDIFGAVCEWYGDGNVVSARTWLVGDDVWTPNIPNDALRYMANPTQDGDSLDYFHDYDDSVDVHYSSGISNLAFYLLSQGGTHPTGKTTTVVTGIGIEKAGQIFYKANNEILEADATFDDAKIATEQAAAQLGYTAAEIASVTNAWKAVGVGVPIIVDTTPVQKDVPITGIGSTSGQKKYYEFNLPEGAYDLNVSIAGGTGDADLYVRYNNVPTTSLYDCRPYRAGNAESCAFATPANGRWVIMLNAYSTFSGVTLTVTWKGGYVPVQSGIALKNLSGAAGSSNVYTIEVPERKPGSGINSLYIQTGEGEGNPDIYVKLGSAPTKFDYDCRSVKEHQSEVCNLINVPAGKYYIEIYGAKGGYQGIAFIASHK
- a CDS encoding NADPH:quinone oxidoreductase family protein, with translation MRALQLQRLDGPDGLALVELAEPEAQDAVLIDVVAAGVSFPDLLLTKGQYQLKPPLPFVPGVEVAGVVRSAPEGASVKAGERVMAFSFGLGGFAEVAAIPAEMVFRIPQRWSFEAAAGVVMNYHTAHFALHRRGRLKAGETVVVHGAAGGVGTASIQVARGAGARVVAVVSDERKAEVARKAGAHEVLLSSGPWLTQLKELTDGLGANVVLDPVGGDIFDKSLKALAPEGRLLVVGFAAGRIPEVAVNKLLLRNIDVVGVAWGGFLLHEPSLTPTIAKDLEAMADQGVLEPVVGPVFPLEQGAQALRELDARRATGKVVLRMREG
- a CDS encoding DNA glycosylase AlkZ-like family protein; protein product: MPSHPPATVLPPDEARRFLVAHLGLSRPFPLQGARGARALLKSLRCIQLDPLDVIGTNADLVALARVDGLARGDVYRHLLPGHAFEHFAKERCLLPTSAFPYYRERAAQAPWWRLEERLKRVPEAVLHAVLDEVTSRGRSSSRELKDHGAVVPIDWSGWKGTARATAMALEILWTRCQVVVCGRGPGGKLYDVPHRALPRMAEARVKTTFERWGLTERVEASGLLSRASGPHWSTLTEVRTSSLPDTLVDEGVLEAVSIPGSPRRYLAPRGFRKREQPEPDARMRILGPLDPVLWDRELVRVAFGFDYTWEVYKPAAQREWGWYVCPLLHRGKLVGRLEARVREGVLQVDNLWREKGVKLDDAALDEALARHAAACGADVVRRPRARVTGRAS